Within the Micromonospora citrea genome, the region ATACAACGACCAGAACGGCCTCGGGTACATCAACAGCGTGGTCAGCCACGGCGACAACCCGGGCAACGGCCAGTTCGACGGCCCGTACTTCGACAACGACATCAAGAGCCTCTACGACTTCGCGGAGGGTCTCTCCCCGGCGTGAGGCGCCTGACCAGCAGAGCCCCGGCCCCGAGGGCCGGGGCTCTGCCCGCGTGCCCGAGGGCCGGGGCTCTGCCCGCGTGCTTTTTCACTTGTACCGCCCCGGGTGAGAACCACGATCATGCCGGCATGGAGTTCTTCTGCTACCACCGCGACCGGCGGGATTCCCTGGCGCTGCGCGCCGAGCTGCTCGAGGAGCACTGGTCCTACATGGACCGGTACGCGGCGGAGATGATCGCCCGCGGCCCGACCTTCGCCCCCGACGGGGAGACGCCGACCGGCAGCGTGCACATCGTCGACCTGCCCGATGCCGCCGCCGCCCGGGCGTTCGCCCTCGACGAGCCCAACTACCAGGCTGGCGCGTACCGCGACGTGCTGCTGCGCCGCTGGCACAACACGCTGGGGCGCACGATGTGGGACCTCCCCGGCGGCCGGAGCGGTGGAGACCGGTACCTGGTGCTCGGTCTCGGCGCGGGGGAGGCCGCCGACCGCGAGCCGAACGGGGACCGGGACGACCTGATCGCGTACGGGCCGCTGCTGTCCGACGACGGCGCCGCCTGGCTGGGCACGGCGGCCCTGACCAGGGCGGCGGGCCCGGCCGAGGCGCGGGCGCTGCTGACCCCGGACCGGTACGCCGACATCGAGGTGCACCTCTGGACGTTCGGCGGTCGGCGGCCCTAACCCGGGACCAACCACCCGCAGAGCGGTGCCGGACGCAGCCACCGCGCCGCTCGGCGGGGCGATACGGGACGCAACCACCGCGCCGCTC harbors:
- a CDS encoding YciI family protein; translation: MEFFCYHRDRRDSLALRAELLEEHWSYMDRYAAEMIARGPTFAPDGETPTGSVHIVDLPDAAAARAFALDEPNYQAGAYRDVLLRRWHNTLGRTMWDLPGGRSGGDRYLVLGLGAGEAADREPNGDRDDLIAYGPLLSDDGAAWLGTAALTRAAGPAEARALLTPDRYADIEVHLWTFGGRRP